From the Deltaproteobacteria bacterium genome, the window ACAGACATGTGGACATCCTCAACGGCCACGGCCGTCAGGCCTTTGTGCTCCATCTGGAGAGAGGATTTAGGCTCACCTGGTTCGACAACACGACCCGGGCGATCAGCCTGGACGAATTCAAGGGGACCTACCAGGCCGACAGGGACGTACTGGTTATTCCAGAGGATCTGGGTGAGAGGATCCTCGCATTCCCGGGCCGAAAGGTCATTTTCAACCAGAACTGCTACTACGGGTTCTCCTGTTTCGGTCTCCGGGAGCCCGAGATCTACCCGTACCTACACCCTGACATAATAGGCGTGTTCGTGGTATCGGATCATAACCGGGAATATCTGAGTTTTGCCTATCCTCGGTTGAAGATTCACCGGGTCTACTATGGAATAGATCCGGAGAGATTCGCCTATCGGCCTCTGAAGGAAAAGAAGAAAATGATAGCCTGCCTCCCGGCCAAGAACTCTATGGAGGTTGCACAGGTTTATCACCAACTGATTTCCAGATCGAAACAGGCTCTGAACGTACTGGAGGACTATGAATGGGTTTTTATCCAAAATCGATCCGAGACAGAGGTGACCAGAATACTCGGAGACGCCTTGCTGTTTATCTTTTTGAGCACGAATGAGGGCTTCGGGCTCATGCCCCTCGAGGCTATGGCCTCCGGGAGTCTGGTTGTTGCTTACGATTCTGGCGCTTCGTCGGAATTCCTTGGCCCCTCGAACTCGTTTCTTTCTGCACCGGGCGATGTGTTGGGTATCGTAAGGACTGTGGAGCGAATCACTTCTCTC encodes:
- a CDS encoding glycosyltransferase family 4 protein, producing MQGPKIFYFCYDHQNPTGGQKQVYRHVDILNGHGRQAFVLHLERGFRLTWFDNTTRAISLDEFKGTYQADRDVLVIPEDLGERILAFPGRKVIFNQNCYYGFSCFGLREPEIYPYLHPDIIGVFVVSDHNREYLSFAYPRLKIHRVYYGIDPERFAYRPLKEKKKMIACLPAKNSMEVAQVYHQLISRSKQALNVLEDYEWVFIQNRSETEVTRILGDALLFIFLSTNEGFGLMPLEAMASGSLVVAYDSGASSEFLGPSNSFLSAPGDVLGIVRTVERITSLFPGDTRELQAVSEAALRGAREYSLQREIESVVAAWQEITGEIRP